One genomic window of Cupriavidus malaysiensis includes the following:
- a CDS encoding ATP-binding protein, which translates to MKLRIDTLFGRMALLIAAVLVISHFSWLAILRMDRRQQQVDYSVEQMLFQLNSIEHALDARPPLPLPSLVEVAGSASAAEHATAPKGGRSRRLVEQFSRRLPAGTQLRVEEESTPRLWIKLPTRHEWIAMPMLWVVNPPPDNRLVPGVILVVGVAMVFALLVAWQIQRPVRDMAGAAERLARQQGGVQPLRERGPHELRQLIQRFNQMVSDLARIDQERNTMLAGIAHDLKTPLARLRLRAEMLSDPKAAAGVTRDVESMSAIVEQFLTFAQSGEPAARPVPVDKRMTELAASLSEQDRPVELALAAGEGFRLIATQLDRIVGNLVDNAYAYGLPPVRIATQRQADGWHLIVEDSGPGIPTDAVERVTLPFVRLDPARGGNAHSGLGLAIVDRLVRQSGGKLALRNRPEGGLMVEMVFPFAPVAQAA; encoded by the coding sequence ATGAAGTTACGCATCGACACGCTTTTCGGCCGCATGGCGCTGCTGATCGCCGCCGTGCTGGTGATCAGCCATTTCTCCTGGCTGGCCATCCTGCGCATGGATCGGCGCCAGCAGCAGGTGGACTATTCGGTCGAACAGATGCTGTTCCAGCTCAACAGCATCGAGCACGCCCTGGACGCCAGGCCGCCGCTGCCGCTGCCCAGCCTGGTCGAGGTGGCCGGCTCGGCCAGCGCGGCCGAGCATGCCACCGCCCCCAAGGGCGGGCGCTCGCGCCGGCTGGTCGAACAGTTCTCGCGCCGCCTGCCGGCCGGAACCCAGTTGCGCGTCGAGGAGGAGAGCACGCCGCGCCTGTGGATCAAGCTGCCGACACGGCACGAGTGGATCGCCATGCCGATGCTGTGGGTGGTCAATCCGCCGCCCGACAACCGGCTGGTGCCGGGTGTGATCCTGGTGGTGGGCGTGGCCATGGTGTTCGCCCTGCTGGTCGCCTGGCAGATCCAGCGGCCGGTGCGCGACATGGCCGGGGCCGCCGAGCGCCTGGCGCGCCAGCAGGGCGGGGTCCAGCCGCTGCGCGAGCGCGGGCCGCACGAACTGCGCCAGCTGATCCAGCGCTTCAACCAGATGGTGTCCGACCTGGCGCGCATCGACCAGGAGCGCAATACCATGCTGGCGGGCATCGCCCATGACCTCAAGACGCCGCTGGCGCGCCTGCGCCTGCGCGCGGAAATGCTGTCCGATCCGAAGGCGGCGGCCGGCGTCACGCGTGACGTGGAGTCGATGTCGGCCATCGTCGAACAATTTCTCACCTTCGCGCAGAGCGGCGAGCCGGCGGCGCGCCCGGTGCCGGTGGACAAGCGCATGACCGAGCTGGCCGCCTCGCTGTCCGAGCAGGACCGCCCGGTGGAACTGGCACTGGCGGCCGGCGAAGGCTTCCGCCTGATCGCCACCCAGCTCGACCGCATCGTCGGCAACCTCGTCGACAACGCCTATGCCTACGGCCTGCCGCCAGTGCGCATCGCCACCCAGCGGCAGGCCGACGGCTGGCACCTGATCGTCGAAGACAGCGGGCCGGGCATCCCGACCGACGCCGTCGAGCGCGTCACCCTGCCTTTCGTGCGCCTCGATCCCGCGCGCGGCGGCAATGCCCACTCGGGGCTGGGCCTCGCCATCGTCGACCGGCTGGTGCGGCAATCCGGCGGCAAGCTGGCCTTACGCAACCGGCCCGAAGGCGGGCTGATGGTGGAGATGGTGTTTCCGTTCGCGCCGGTGGCGCAGGCGGCCTGA
- the plsY gene encoding glycerol-3-phosphate 1-O-acyltransferase PlsY, with translation MANLLFALAAYLIGSISFAVVVSKAMGLPDPHTYGSGNPGATNVLRSGSKKAAVLTLLGDALKGWVAVWLAQKFGPAYGVDETGVALVAGAVFLGHLFPVFFRFAGGKGVATAAGILFAIHPLLGAGTLATWLLIAFFFRYSSLAALIAAVFAPFFYVLMFGTDVTAGAVLLIAVLLIVRHRQNIAKLLAGKESRIGEKKKAQ, from the coding sequence ATGGCCAACCTGCTCTTCGCCCTCGCCGCCTACCTGATCGGTTCGATTTCCTTTGCCGTCGTCGTCAGCAAGGCGATGGGCCTGCCGGACCCGCATACCTACGGCTCCGGCAATCCCGGCGCCACCAATGTGCTGCGCTCGGGCAGCAAGAAGGCCGCCGTGCTGACGCTGCTGGGCGACGCCCTCAAGGGCTGGGTCGCGGTCTGGCTGGCGCAGAAGTTCGGCCCCGCCTACGGCGTCGACGAGACCGGCGTCGCGCTGGTCGCGGGCGCGGTGTTCCTCGGCCACCTGTTCCCCGTCTTCTTCCGTTTCGCCGGCGGCAAGGGCGTGGCCACCGCGGCCGGCATCCTGTTCGCCATCCATCCGCTGCTGGGCGCTGGCACGCTGGCGACCTGGCTGCTGATCGCCTTCTTCTTCCGCTACTCCTCGCTGGCCGCGCTGATCGCGGCGGTGTTCGCGCCCTTCTTCTATGTGCTGATGTTCGGCACCGACGTCACGGCCGGCGCCGTGCTGCTGATCGCCGTGCTGCTGATCGTGCGGCACCGGCAGAACATCGCCAAGCTGCTGGCGGGCAAGGAAAGCCGCATCGGGGAGAAGAAGAAGGCGCAGTGA
- a CDS encoding aminoacyl-tRNA deacylase, whose translation MSKNKHVSETPATQMLRQHRIAFGEHVYDYVDHGGTGESARQLGVPEHDVVKTLIMEDERAQPLVVLMHGDCSVSTKNLARQIGCKSVQPCKPEVAQRHSGYLVGGTSPFGTRKRMPVYVEASVLELERIYINGGKRGYLVSLAPAALTGLLGATPVQCALLDG comes from the coding sequence ATGAGCAAGAACAAGCACGTTTCCGAAACGCCGGCCACGCAGATGCTGCGCCAGCACCGCATCGCCTTCGGCGAGCACGTCTACGACTACGTCGACCACGGCGGCACCGGCGAGTCCGCGCGCCAGCTCGGCGTACCCGAGCACGATGTGGTCAAAACCCTGATCATGGAGGACGAGCGCGCGCAGCCGCTGGTGGTGCTGATGCACGGCGACTGCTCGGTCTCCACCAAGAACCTGGCGCGGCAGATCGGCTGCAAGAGCGTGCAGCCATGCAAGCCCGAGGTGGCGCAGCGCCACAGCGGCTACCTGGTGGGCGGCACCTCGCCCTTCGGCACGCGCAAGCGCATGCCGGTCTACGTGGAAGCCAGCGTGCTCGAGCTCGAACGCATCTACATCAACGGCGGCAAGCGCGGCTACCTGGTCAGCCTGGCCCCGGCCGCGCTGACCGGCCTGCTGGGCGCGACGCCTGTGCAGTGCGCGCTGCTGGACGGCTGA